The following coding sequences lie in one Nocardioides sambongensis genomic window:
- a CDS encoding IS630 family transposase: MANRAAPALVLRDGDREELEQRTRSDRFGAAAAKRARIVLLAADGEANTRIAELTDATVTTVLNWRGRYEERGIAGLANAPKPGRPRELDHRAIVAETLKPPPKKLGVTHWSSSLLAARIKVSASTIQRAWRSYGIKPWKAESFRFSTDPELVGKVTDICGLYLAPPENAIVLCVDEKSQIQALDRTVPILPMQEGRIERRSHDYYRHGTSTLFAALDIATGQVAAALKKRHRHQEFLAFLRQIERTYRHVVDADGVPVELHLVMDNYAAHKHANVRAWLAEHPRFVVHFTPTHASWMNLVEVWFGIVERQAIRRGVFKSVKDLNAKIRAFIDSWNDRSHPFVWTKTADQILAKANRPTTSNARH; this comes from the coding sequence ATGGCGAATCGTGCTGCTCCGGCTTTGGTCCTACGTGATGGTGATCGGGAAGAGCTCGAGCAGAGGACTCGATCGGACCGGTTCGGAGCCGCGGCCGCGAAGCGGGCGCGGATCGTGTTGCTCGCGGCCGATGGCGAGGCGAACACGAGGATCGCGGAGCTCACCGACGCGACAGTGACGACGGTGCTGAACTGGCGCGGTCGCTACGAGGAGCGTGGGATTGCCGGCTTGGCGAACGCACCCAAGCCCGGCCGCCCGCGCGAGCTCGACCACCGAGCGATCGTGGCCGAGACGTTGAAGCCGCCGCCGAAAAAGCTCGGCGTGACGCACTGGTCGAGCAGCCTGCTTGCAGCCAGGATCAAGGTCAGCGCCTCGACGATCCAGCGGGCCTGGCGCTCGTACGGGATCAAGCCGTGGAAGGCCGAGTCGTTCCGGTTCTCCACCGACCCCGAACTGGTCGGGAAGGTCACCGACATCTGCGGCTTGTACCTGGCCCCGCCGGAGAACGCGATCGTGTTGTGCGTCGATGAGAAGTCCCAGATCCAGGCGCTGGACCGAACCGTGCCGATACTGCCCATGCAAGAGGGCCGGATCGAACGCAGGTCGCACGACTACTATCGCCACGGCACCTCGACGCTGTTCGCCGCTCTCGACATCGCCACCGGACAGGTCGCCGCGGCGCTCAAGAAGCGACACCGCCACCAAGAGTTCCTGGCGTTCCTGCGCCAGATCGAGCGGACCTACCGCCACGTGGTCGACGCCGACGGCGTCCCGGTGGAGTTGCATCTGGTGATGGACAACTACGCCGCGCACAAGCACGCGAACGTCCGCGCCTGGCTGGCCGAGCACCCGCGGTTCGTCGTGCACTTCACCCCAACCCACGCCTCGTGGATGAACCTCGTCGAGGTCTGGTTCGGCATCGTCGAGCGACAAGCCATCCGCCGCGGCGTCTTCAAGTCCGTCAAGGACCTCAACGCCAAGATCCGCGCCTTCATCGACAGCTGGAACGACCGCTCCCACCCGTTCGTCTGGACCAAGACAGCTGACCAGATCCTCGCAAAGGCCAACCGTCCAACTACTTCAAATGCGCGCCACTAG
- a CDS encoding SDR family NAD(P)-dependent oxidoreductase, whose translation MALELENKIAIITGAGGGIGSATARRFAQEGASLILVDRDEGPLRAIADEIGGDARALDLRDETAIDALVDSVVADHGRIDVVVNIAGVFVGSEGRVEDSTRKTWDLTLDVNLRASTHLTARALPHLAASGSGAVVMTSSTQARAADEAWASYGVAKAGVEALTRYVATQYGPQGVRCNCVAPGVTATPRALERFPEDRATAVRNNTPLRRFGRPEELADAYLFLASARSSFITGQVLPVDGGMLVHLPS comes from the coding sequence ATGGCCCTAGAGCTCGAGAACAAGATCGCCATCATCACCGGCGCAGGAGGCGGCATCGGCAGTGCAACCGCGCGACGGTTCGCCCAAGAGGGAGCATCCTTGATCCTCGTCGACCGGGACGAAGGACCTCTCCGTGCGATTGCCGACGAGATCGGCGGCGACGCACGCGCTCTTGATCTGCGAGACGAAACTGCCATCGACGCGCTCGTCGACTCGGTCGTCGCCGACCACGGTCGGATCGACGTCGTGGTCAACATCGCCGGCGTGTTCGTCGGGTCCGAGGGCCGCGTCGAGGACAGCACCCGCAAGACGTGGGACCTGACCCTCGACGTCAACCTGCGCGCCAGCACCCACCTGACAGCGCGCGCGCTCCCCCACTTGGCCGCGTCCGGATCAGGTGCGGTGGTGATGACGTCGTCTACACAGGCTCGTGCCGCCGACGAGGCCTGGGCGTCGTACGGCGTGGCCAAGGCGGGCGTCGAGGCGCTCACCCGCTACGTCGCAACGCAGTACGGCCCGCAGGGCGTGCGGTGCAACTGCGTCGCCCCCGGGGTCACTGCGACACCGCGCGCCCTCGAACGGTTCCCCGAAGACCGAGCGACCGCGGTCCGGAACAACACCCCGCTGCGCCGCTTCGGCCGCCCCGAGGAACTGGCCGATGCCTACCTCTTCCTGGCCTCCGCGCGTTCCTCCTTCATCACCGGGCAAGTGCTTCCAGTCGACGGCGGAATGCTCGTCCATCTACCATCCTGA
- a CDS encoding NADPH:quinone oxidoreductase family protein, producing MRAVVVESLDGPRSAVVRDIPAPTGAHPRAGGRRVLVDVHAVGLSFIDPLQTWGRYQGGVAAPYVCGSEVSGVVAEAPDDSWLIPGDRISGIVWQGAMAEQALALDDFVVKLPDTMSYAEGAGIYMNYATAWYALDRAGAQPGETVLVTGAAGGVGTCVLDLGPAFGVETIALVSSTAKEQMAKAAGATHAVRTDTDWLTAVRDLTGGRGVEVFVDMVGGEQFLDTVRSLRIGGRGVIVGFAGGSIPELKMNRLLLRNLTLTGITMDVMETEHPGTLERVRHGVQKLLDEGRLTPAIGAVYPLEQAADALAALDERTAVGKVVVEVR from the coding sequence ATGCGTGCTGTTGTGGTCGAGAGTCTCGACGGGCCCCGCTCGGCGGTGGTCAGGGACATCCCCGCGCCGACCGGTGCCCATCCCCGCGCCGGCGGGCGCCGCGTGCTGGTCGACGTCCACGCGGTAGGTCTGTCCTTCATCGACCCCCTGCAGACCTGGGGACGCTACCAGGGCGGGGTCGCCGCCCCTTACGTCTGCGGGTCCGAGGTGTCCGGGGTCGTCGCCGAGGCACCCGATGACTCGTGGCTCATCCCCGGCGACCGGATCTCCGGCATCGTCTGGCAGGGCGCGATGGCTGAACAGGCCCTCGCTCTTGACGACTTCGTGGTCAAGCTGCCCGACACGATGTCGTATGCCGAGGGCGCCGGGATCTACATGAACTACGCGACGGCTTGGTATGCCCTCGACAGGGCTGGCGCCCAGCCCGGCGAGACCGTCCTCGTGACCGGCGCGGCTGGCGGGGTCGGCACCTGCGTCCTCGACCTCGGCCCAGCCTTCGGCGTCGAGACCATCGCCTTGGTCTCCAGCACTGCCAAGGAGCAGATGGCCAAGGCGGCCGGCGCCACGCACGCGGTCCGGACCGACACGGACTGGCTCACTGCGGTCCGCGACCTCACCGGAGGCCGCGGCGTCGAGGTCTTCGTCGACATGGTCGGTGGCGAGCAGTTCCTCGACACCGTCCGTTCACTGCGCATCGGCGGCCGTGGCGTGATCGTCGGATTTGCCGGCGGCTCGATCCCCGAGCTCAAGATGAACCGACTCCTGCTCCGCAACCTCACGCTGACCGGCATCACGATGGACGTCATGGAGACCGAGCATCCGGGGACACTCGAGCGAGTCCGGCACGGCGTGCAGAAGTTGCTCGACGAGGGACGACTCACACCGGCGATCGGCGCGGTGTATCCGCTGGAGCAGGCCGCCGACGCACTGGCCGCCCTGGACGAGCGCACGGCAGTCGGCAAGGTCGTGGTCGAGGTCCGCTGA
- a CDS encoding tyrosine-protein phosphatase, giving the protein MDIDILRADRHRAAAGALGHRCAMNSLSPAERVRIHDYPRAHNLRDLGGLVTAGGQRVRTGRIYRSDYPAFVESHADPAGQLGIVSVVDLRRGNESEVECVDWRARGIAYRRWPLTAGREDSWHARYTSYLTGKPETVVGAVREVMRPEGHAVLFHCAAGKDRTGVVAALLLSVLGVSVEDIVADYMLSADSVEPVITRLRAMALYAEMLADSTILDQAPRPEHVALLLDWLGQQGGAQAWLLARGVPGEEFDAFRAAMLED; this is encoded by the coding sequence GTGGACATCGACATCTTGCGCGCCGACCGTCACCGAGCTGCGGCCGGCGCGCTGGGGCATCGTTGCGCCATGAACTCCCTGTCGCCCGCCGAGCGAGTCCGGATCCACGACTATCCGAGAGCGCACAACCTGCGTGATCTCGGTGGGCTGGTGACAGCGGGCGGTCAGCGAGTCCGCACCGGAAGGATCTACCGCAGTGACTACCCGGCGTTCGTCGAATCACACGCGGACCCTGCCGGTCAACTCGGGATCGTCTCGGTCGTGGACCTGCGTCGCGGCAATGAATCTGAAGTGGAGTGTGTCGACTGGCGCGCGCGCGGCATCGCCTATCGCCGTTGGCCGCTGACTGCTGGACGGGAGGACTCTTGGCACGCGCGCTACACGTCCTACCTCACCGGCAAGCCCGAGACTGTCGTGGGTGCGGTGCGTGAGGTGATGCGTCCGGAGGGGCATGCCGTGCTCTTCCACTGCGCGGCCGGCAAGGACCGCACGGGTGTGGTGGCGGCCCTGTTGTTATCCGTCCTCGGAGTTTCCGTCGAGGACATCGTGGCCGACTACATGCTGTCGGCCGACAGCGTCGAGCCGGTGATCACGCGCCTTCGCGCGATGGCGCTGTACGCCGAGATGCTGGCCGACAGCACGATCCTGGACCAGGCGCCTCGGCCCGAGCACGTCGCCCTGCTGCTCGATTGGCTGGGGCAGCAGGGCGGGGCGCAGGCGTGGCTCCTGGCGCGCGGCGTCCCGGGGGAGGAGTTCGACGCGTTCCGCGCAGCGATGCTGGAGGACTGA
- a CDS encoding PucR family transcriptional regulator: MTAPTTLTADPRHRLEELNRRYAVELRFSEVSAAGGGISGLVAAIADLTANPVWLIDPQRRVVSRSMHARGSDFRPPAVDELLAHYGPVDLAGAQPILVPAQPALGVVRRHLLMPVRRDDCLFAWLVMAEVSGRFGRDETALVNRAGFHLASEYAVQRRVARASWNARATLARQLVRGHSRDDDIADAADYLGVQADADRVLVYIGDSPGVAAHDEEVLASQVATDLGVEVLATRGREGMILLIEAPDSEVPVAFVHHVKRAMRRLLASVGQPDTTVGVSGVTRPAGLQRAYRETREVVLCVDRFARTTERVIAVDDLGPARLFVANGDLGAVRRYVQDVVGALLDGGPGTSDLLRTLQCFFDTGRSVRESAARLGIHENTVRLRMAKVHDLTGLDVASDANDQLSAQTALLVLRLEGHPAIPAFDERHAFVVGADRGKDSA; encoded by the coding sequence ATGACTGCGCCCACCACACTCACGGCTGATCCACGCCACAGGCTCGAGGAGCTGAATCGACGCTACGCCGTCGAACTGCGGTTCTCCGAGGTGTCGGCCGCAGGCGGAGGCATCAGTGGTCTGGTCGCTGCGATCGCGGACCTCACGGCCAATCCGGTCTGGCTCATCGACCCGCAGCGTCGGGTGGTGTCGCGCTCGATGCACGCGCGAGGTTCTGACTTCCGACCGCCTGCGGTGGACGAGCTCCTTGCCCACTACGGCCCGGTTGACCTCGCCGGCGCCCAGCCGATCCTCGTGCCGGCCCAGCCCGCGCTGGGCGTGGTACGCCGCCACCTCCTCATGCCCGTGCGCCGTGACGACTGCCTGTTCGCGTGGCTGGTGATGGCCGAGGTTTCGGGGCGCTTCGGGCGCGATGAGACAGCGCTGGTGAACCGAGCAGGTTTCCATCTGGCAAGTGAGTACGCCGTGCAACGCCGCGTCGCACGCGCCTCGTGGAATGCCCGCGCCACGCTCGCCCGCCAGCTGGTGCGAGGCCACAGCCGGGACGACGACATCGCGGATGCTGCCGACTACCTCGGAGTACAGGCCGACGCCGACCGGGTGCTCGTCTACATCGGGGACAGCCCCGGCGTCGCGGCGCACGACGAGGAGGTGCTGGCGTCGCAGGTGGCGACCGATCTGGGCGTCGAGGTCCTTGCCACCAGGGGTCGCGAGGGCATGATCCTCCTGATCGAGGCACCCGACTCAGAGGTGCCGGTCGCGTTTGTTCACCACGTCAAGAGGGCCATGCGCCGGCTGCTGGCCAGTGTGGGCCAACCTGACACCACGGTGGGTGTGTCCGGGGTGACACGTCCGGCGGGCCTGCAGCGCGCCTACCGTGAGACACGGGAGGTCGTCCTGTGCGTCGACCGGTTCGCACGCACGACCGAGCGTGTGATCGCAGTCGACGACCTCGGCCCGGCTCGCCTCTTCGTGGCTAATGGGGACCTGGGCGCCGTACGTCGTTACGTGCAGGATGTCGTCGGCGCGCTCCTCGACGGCGGGCCCGGAACCTCAGATCTCCTGCGAACCCTCCAGTGCTTCTTCGACACCGGACGTAGCGTCCGCGAGTCGGCGGCCCGATTGGGAATCCACGAGAACACGGTCCGCCTGCGGATGGCCAAGGTCCACGACCTCACCGGACTCGACGTCGCGTCCGACGCCAACGACCAACTCTCTGCGCAGACTGCCCTCCTCGTTCTGAGGTTGGAGGGCCACCCCGCCATCCCGGCCTTCGACGAGCGCCACGCCTTCGTCGTTGGCGCCGACCGGGGGAAGGACTCGGCATGA
- a CDS encoding phosphotransferase family protein, translated as MQPIDTDHLLDRATAAARRRTPDAELRGLRRLEGGVSSLTFASTLVGDREDKPIVLKVAPAGLAPVRNRDVLRQVQALRAVGRLPGFPVPDVLFSDNGNPPEEPPLFAMTLCPGESYEPLLDVSDNPPDASTVAERARAATRALARLQALTPHALGLGGEPVAAVDDELERWRRLFETVDPDIAPGQEKLHARLVERVPRSLAPRLLHGDYRLANMLFEGPELAAVIDWEIWSVGDPRSDLAWMLMHLEPATFSTRNVRPPTGKLGPCYRAVMTSCRSMPPCGEQQEPTSGPWRRWGRTSPGSSGSATTRRPRPSP; from the coding sequence GTGCAACCCATCGACACTGATCACCTGTTGGACCGCGCGACCGCGGCCGCGCGTCGACGGACGCCGGATGCGGAGTTGCGCGGGCTGCGGCGCCTCGAGGGGGGAGTGTCGAGCCTGACCTTCGCCTCGACACTGGTCGGTGACCGTGAGGACAAGCCGATTGTGCTGAAGGTCGCGCCCGCTGGCCTCGCCCCGGTGCGCAATCGCGACGTCCTGCGCCAGGTGCAAGCCTTGCGGGCGGTGGGTCGATTGCCCGGCTTCCCGGTCCCTGACGTGCTGTTCAGCGACAACGGGAACCCACCGGAGGAGCCGCCGCTGTTCGCGATGACGTTGTGTCCGGGTGAGTCCTACGAGCCGCTCCTCGACGTCTCCGACAATCCACCCGATGCCTCGACGGTCGCTGAGCGCGCGCGTGCAGCAACTCGCGCACTGGCCCGCCTCCAGGCCTTGACGCCGCATGCGTTGGGACTGGGCGGAGAACCGGTCGCGGCGGTCGATGACGAGCTCGAGCGTTGGCGACGACTCTTCGAGACGGTGGACCCCGACATCGCACCCGGTCAGGAGAAGTTGCACGCCAGACTGGTCGAGCGGGTCCCGCGGAGCCTGGCTCCGCGCCTTCTCCATGGTGACTACCGGTTGGCCAACATGCTGTTCGAGGGCCCCGAACTGGCCGCCGTCATCGACTGGGAGATCTGGTCGGTGGGGGACCCCAGGTCCGACCTCGCCTGGATGCTGATGCATCTGGAGCCCGCCACGTTTTCCACGAGGAACGTTCGGCCGCCAACCGGCAAGCTGGGGCCCTGCTACCGAGCCGTGATGACCTCCTGCAGGAGTATGCCGCCGTGCGGCGAGCAGCAGGAGCCGACGAGCGGGCCCTGGCGGCGATGGGGAAGGACCTCGCCTGGTTCCTCGGGGTCTGCTACTACAAGACGGCCTCGACCATCTCCGTGA
- a CDS encoding MaoC family dehydratase: MKILNGVDELRALVGERLGTSSWHDITQGRIQGFADATEDWERIHVDPVRAAASPFGATIAHGLYTLSLGPKFQYEIFEMNGHSLALNYGYDKVRWITPVKVGSRLRMTLDLIAAEPLDGGSKFRTRQTFEIEGQDEPACVAESLFAYFD; this comes from the coding sequence ATGAAGATCCTCAACGGCGTCGACGAACTCCGTGCCCTGGTCGGCGAACGGCTCGGCACGAGTTCGTGGCACGACATCACCCAGGGACGGATCCAGGGGTTCGCCGACGCGACCGAAGACTGGGAGCGCATCCATGTCGACCCGGTCCGCGCCGCGGCGTCGCCCTTCGGCGCCACCATCGCCCACGGTCTCTACACGCTCTCCCTGGGGCCCAAGTTCCAGTACGAGATCTTCGAGATGAACGGGCACTCGCTCGCCCTGAACTACGGCTACGACAAGGTCCGCTGGATAACGCCGGTCAAGGTCGGCTCCAGGCTGCGGATGACCCTGGACCTGATCGCGGCCGAACCGCTCGACGGTGGCTCCAAGTTCCGGACCCGCCAGACCTTCGAGATCGAGGGACAGGACGAGCCGGCGTGTGTCGCCGAGTCCCTCTTCGCCTACTTCGACTGA
- a CDS encoding NADPH:quinone oxidoreductase family protein, protein MAPTGGRTRHEHDAAGSRSAGIGDGSTLMRGLVVSETTGPDAVELRDGLPEPAGAHPWAEGERLLVDVRAAAVAFPDLLQSRGAYQHGTPAPYITGGEYAGVVLEAPKGSRFSAGDRVAGLSVWGSAAERVLAIPRYTVRIPDQMSWADGAAFFLNYATACFTLHRAGFADGESVLVHGAAGGVGTAALDLLRGRAKPVIAVVSSDDKAAVAEACGADVVLRTSEGWAEQAREATGHGVEIVIDPVGGGRFTDSLRTLDVGGRLMVVGFAEGSIPEVKVNRLLLRNLSVVGVALDPWEQRFPGYAPELVAGLEAAAVEGRVRPYIGHRLAMSEATDALGILDRREAQGKVVIEVAGG, encoded by the coding sequence TTGGCGCCGACCGGGGGAAGGACTCGGCATGAACACGACGCTGCAGGCAGTCGCAGCGCGGGCATCGGCGACGGTTCGACGCTGATGCGCGGACTGGTCGTCTCCGAAACCACCGGTCCCGACGCAGTCGAGCTGCGTGACGGACTTCCCGAGCCGGCGGGGGCCCACCCGTGGGCTGAGGGGGAACGGCTCCTGGTCGATGTCCGGGCAGCGGCAGTTGCCTTTCCTGACCTCTTGCAGAGCCGCGGTGCGTACCAGCACGGCACGCCGGCACCGTACATCACCGGAGGCGAGTACGCCGGTGTGGTTCTCGAGGCGCCCAAGGGTTCGCGCTTCTCTGCGGGTGACCGGGTCGCCGGGCTGAGTGTGTGGGGCTCAGCAGCCGAGCGGGTCCTCGCCATCCCTCGCTACACAGTCCGGATCCCCGACCAGATGAGCTGGGCCGACGGGGCAGCCTTCTTCCTCAACTACGCCACGGCATGCTTCACGCTGCACCGCGCCGGGTTCGCCGATGGGGAGTCCGTGTTGGTGCACGGCGCTGCCGGCGGCGTGGGCACCGCCGCGCTCGACCTGTTGCGCGGGCGGGCCAAGCCGGTGATCGCTGTGGTGTCCTCCGACGACAAGGCGGCCGTGGCCGAGGCATGTGGCGCCGACGTGGTGCTGAGGACCAGCGAAGGCTGGGCGGAGCAGGCTCGGGAGGCGACCGGCCACGGGGTGGAGATCGTCATCGACCCAGTCGGTGGAGGCCGCTTCACCGACTCGCTGCGAACCCTCGACGTCGGTGGCCGCCTCATGGTCGTGGGGTTCGCCGAGGGCTCGATCCCCGAGGTCAAGGTCAACAGGCTCCTGCTGCGCAATCTCAGCGTCGTGGGTGTGGCGCTCGACCCGTGGGAGCAGCGGTTCCCGGGCTACGCGCCCGAACTCGTCGCCGGACTGGAGGCCGCGGCTGTTGAAGGTCGGGTGCGGCCCTACATCGGTCACCGACTGGCGATGTCCGAGGCCACGGATGCGCTCGGCATCCTAGATCGCCGCGAGGCTCAGGGCAAGGTCGTGATCGAGGTCGCGGGGGGCTGA
- a CDS encoding SDR family NAD(P)-dependent oxidoreductase, with protein MTGASSGLGVAIAQGMAAAGADVAIGARRLGMLDDTKALVESLGRRCVAVETDVTDVESCNRLVATAVRELGGCDVLVNNAGIGGDYNPATEDPPEHFRSVVDVNLFGSYWMAQAAGRVMPPGSAVVNISSVMAVTTAKMPAAGYSAAKAGVLGMTRDLAAQWGGRGIRVNAILPGVFLTEATANYSPRYQQKIIDARVPAGRLGDPVEIASTAVFLASDAASYVTGVGIPVDGGVLLL; from the coding sequence GTGACCGGAGCTTCGAGCGGACTCGGGGTCGCCATCGCGCAAGGCATGGCTGCGGCCGGGGCCGATGTCGCGATCGGTGCGCGCCGCCTCGGGATGCTCGACGACACCAAGGCACTGGTGGAGAGCCTGGGCCGCAGGTGCGTCGCGGTCGAGACCGACGTGACCGATGTGGAGTCCTGCAACCGCTTGGTTGCCACAGCGGTCCGCGAGCTCGGCGGCTGTGACGTCCTGGTCAACAACGCCGGCATCGGCGGCGACTACAACCCTGCCACCGAGGACCCGCCTGAGCACTTTCGGTCGGTCGTCGACGTCAACCTCTTCGGCTCCTACTGGATGGCGCAGGCCGCCGGTCGGGTCATGCCTCCCGGTAGCGCGGTGGTCAACATCTCCAGCGTCATGGCGGTGACGACCGCCAAGATGCCCGCTGCTGGCTACAGTGCTGCCAAGGCCGGCGTGCTCGGCATGACCCGGGATCTCGCCGCGCAGTGGGGCGGCCGAGGCATCCGCGTGAACGCGATCCTCCCGGGCGTCTTCCTCACCGAAGCCACGGCGAACTACAGCCCGCGCTACCAGCAGAAGATCATCGACGCCCGTGTCCCGGCAGGTCGCTTGGGTGACCCCGTGGAGATCGCCAGCACGGCGGTCTTCCTTGCCTCCGATGCCGCGTCGTACGTCACCGGGGTCGGCATCCCGGTCGACGGCGGCGTGCTGCTGCTCTGA